The following are from one region of the Planifilum fimeticola genome:
- a CDS encoding AtuA-related protein, producing the protein MRKKLYEIAHCRAGDKGNTLILSLICYNERDFPLLREKVTVTKVKQHFRKIVAGDVIRYELPHIAALQFVCHNALSGGVTTSLAMDSHGKSLSSLLLEMEIELTH; encoded by the coding sequence ATGAGGAAAAAATTATACGAAATAGCTCATTGTCGTGCCGGTGACAAAGGAAATACACTTATATTATCACTTATCTGTTACAATGAGCGAGATTTCCCCCTGTTACGAGAAAAAGTAACAGTAACGAAAGTAAAACAGCACTTCCGGAAAATCGTGGCTGGTGACGTGATTCGCTACGAGTTACCTCATATTGCTGCACTTCAATTTGTTTGTCATAATGCCTTAAGCGGGGGAGTAACAACTTCTCTCGCTATGGACTCTCATGGAAAAAGTTTGAGCTCTTTGCTTTTGGAAATGGAGATCGAGTTAACTCATTAA